In Carya illinoinensis cultivar Pawnee chromosome 9, C.illinoinensisPawnee_v1, whole genome shotgun sequence, the following are encoded in one genomic region:
- the LOC122276939 gene encoding uncharacterized protein LOC122276939: protein MFYDQKKAAVEIILGDFDGDVVLAASKMEDDVVDPPTFEILTMFRGLQLCANMGIQNIILENDCLHMVFEVQHCSTAFVSQRVPIQETRRLMQMFPTCTTHHVDRLGNEVAYRLARDARNVEDIEMWLEGVPTHISQAIYLINTLCNVFGLI from the coding sequence ATGTTCTATGATCAAAAGAAGGCTGCAGTTGAGATTATTCTTGGAGATTTTGACGGAGATGTGGTGCTGGCAGCTAGCAAGATGGAAGATGACGTAGTAGATCCACCAACTTTTGAAATCCTTACCATGTTTAGAGGGCTACAACTATGTGCAAATATGGGAATACAAAACATTATTCTGGAAAATGACTGTTTGCATATGGTATTTGAGGTGCAACACTGTTCTACTGCTTTTGTTTCTCAACGTGTTCCAATTCAGGAGACTAGAAGACTAATGCAGATGTTTCCGACTTGTACAACTCATCATGTCGACAGGCTTGGGAATGAGGTTGCTTATAGACTAGCTAGAGATGCTAGGAATGTTGAAGACATCGAGATGTGGTTAGAGGGTGTTCCTACTCATATTTCTCAAGCTATTTACTTGATAAACACTCTTTGTAATGTCTTTGGTTTGATTTAA